The genomic stretch AGGAAAGGTTGAATTTTGGTAATTTGAGAGCCGATATGGGAAGAAACTCCCACCACCTGGATATTTGGATAATCCTTGATAGACTTTAACATATCCAGGGCGACCGACATGGAGATCCCGAATTTATTTTCTCGCAGCCCTGTTGAGATATAGGGATGGGTTTTCGGATCTACATCGGGATTAATGCGAGGGGAGATAGGAGCCTTCCGGTGGAATTCTCCAGCTATTTGGTCGATAAAAGCCAGTTCTTGTGGAGATTCCACGTTAAAACTCAGAATCCCTGCCTGAAGGGCCTCTTCAATTTCCTTACGGGTTTTACCGACCCCAGAAAAAACGATCTTTGAGGCGGGAATCCCGGCTTTCAAACACCTGTATAACTCGCCCCCTGAGACGATATCGGCCCCGGAACCCTCATCGGCCAGAACCTTCAAGACGGCTAAATTAGAATTTGCCTTCATGGCAAAACAGACCATATGGGGAACTTCTTGAAAAGCCGAATCAAAGGCCCGATAATGCCGGATTAGAGTCCGACGACTGTAAATGTAAACCGGGGTGCCAACTGCTTCAACAATCTTTTCAATGGGAACCTCTTCGCCATAGAGGATATTATTCTTATACTCGAAATAGTGCATAGGTTTAAGATGTAGGGGAGTGTGGGAGTAGGGGAGTGTGGGGGTATGGGGGTGTGGAGGCATAGGTAAGTCCCCCTCACTTCCATACTTCCATACTTCCATACCCCCACACCCCCGTACTTCTACACTCTTCTTTCATTCTTCAGGTGTGGTATT from Candidatus Limnocylindrales bacterium encodes the following:
- the lysA gene encoding diaminopimelate decarboxylase, which codes for MEVWKYGSEGDLPMPPHPHTPTLPYSHTPLHLKPMHYFEYKNNILYGEEVPIEKIVEAVGTPVYIYSRRTLIRHYRAFDSAFQEVPHMVCFAMKANSNLAVLKVLADEGSGADIVSGGELYRCLKAGIPASKIVFSGVGKTRKEIEEALQAGILSFNVESPQELAFIDQIAGEFHRKAPISPRINPDVDPKTHPYISTGLRENKFGISMSVALDMLKSIKDYPNIQVVGVSSHIGSQITKIQPFLDALEKLLSFVEEVRNMGLDIKYMDIGGGLGIRYRDESPPHPRELGEVLVPMMKKAPYTFIFEPGRVIVGNAGILVTRVLYDKINEGKHFKIVDVAMNDLVRPSLYGSYHEIIPVVKRERPLIKADVVGPICESGDFMAKNRELPDVQPGELLALMSAGAYGFVMSSNYNSRPRVPEVLVDGDSFHIVRRRERYEDLIAGEEIPQFHKV